GATAAATATACCCTATGGGCTTTGCGCCCCGAGTCAGCCGCTTTCAGAGCGTCATAAACGGGCTGGGGCATCATTACCATTCCTTCGCCGCCGCCAAACGAATAATCGTCGCATTTTTTATGGGGGTCTTTGGAATAGTCGCGGATATTATAAAACTCTATCTCCAACGCTTTGCTCTCTATGGCCCTTTTTAAAATGCTGTGCTTTAGGGAGTCAAACATTTCGGGGAAAAGCGTCAATACGCTAATCTTCATAAACGCTTACCTCGCCAAAAACATCTTTATTTAAGACTATTTTTTTGTTCTTGATGTCTATTTTTTTGACTAACCTTTTTAAAAACGGAAACCTGACGGTTTTGTCGCCTTTGACCGTATAGACATCGGCGGCGCCAAAGCTATCAATATCTGCGACCTTGCCTATGTATTCGTCCTCCACAAAAACATCGCTGCCCAAAACATCAATAATATAATACTCGTCTTGGGCTAAGGGCGCGGCGTATTGCCTGTCTATATATATGTCTTTGCCGCGCAATGCTTGGGCGTCGTCCATTGTATATATTCGGCTCAAGAACATATAAACCATTCCGCCCCGCTCTTTGGCGGACATTACTTTGTATTCTGTATCGTCAATATAAATAGTTTTTATTTTCAAAAGGTTGTCAATATTTTGGGTATAAGGCTTGACCTTAATCTCGCCTTTTATGCCATGCGCTTTTATAACAGCGCCGATTAATATCTTTTCCATTTTTTTCATTTTAAAAAATAAGCGGCAAAAACCTGCCGCTTTAATTTATTATTCTTCTTGGGAATCTGCGACAGGTTCTTCAACCTTGTCAAGTATTTCTACCGTATATTTTAGGCCTTCTTTCATCCCAACGGCCCTGACTATAGTCCTGATTGCCTTGACTATTTTGCCTTGCTTGCCTATAACTTTGCCCATATCGTCTTTGCTAAGTTCTACCTTGATTGCTGTGCCGTCTTGAGTTACTTTTACCTCGTCGTGATTGTCGGCAAGCCCTTTAACCATGTATTCTACTAGTTCTACCATTTAAAAATTATTCTCCTTTTGATTTTTTTACAGCCTTGGTTTTTGCGGGCGCGGGCTTGGACGGCTTTTCCAAAACTCCGCTCTTGAATAATAACGATTTTACCGTATCGGTGGGTTGGGCGCCTTTTGCGAGCCACTCCTTTGCTTTTTCCGCCTCAACTTTAATTTGCGCGGGCTCGGTAACAGGATTGTAATAACCTATGGTTTCAATAACCTTGCCGTCGCGCGGCGAACGGGAATCGGCTACCACAATCCTATAAAAAGGCATTTTTTTAGCGCCCATTCTAGTTAATCTAATCTTGACTGCCATGTGCGTTCTCCTTATGTATTTTTATAATTTTCTAAAAAGGCAAGCGCATTCTTCCGCCTTTGCCTTTGAATTTGCGCATTAGTTCTTTGGCTTGTTCGTATTGTTTTAATAATTGGTTTACCTGCTGTATGCTTGTGCCGCTGCCGCAAGCTATGCGTTTTCTTCTAGAAGCCTTTATAATCGCGGGATTGGCACGCTCTTGGGGCGTCATGGATTGGATTATCGCCTTATAAACTTTAATGCGGCTCTCGTCCAATTCGCCCTCTTTTATGTTAAACCTGCCCGCGCCGGGCATCATTTCTAAAATCTGCGACAGCCCGCCCATTTTGCTTATGCTGTCAAATTGAATCAAAAAGTCATCCAAAGTGAAAGTGTTTTCAGCTAAGCGGCGCTCCATCTTTTTGAGGTCTTCTTCGCTGACGGCGGCTTGGGCTTTTTCTATCAAGGTGAGCACATCGCCCATGCCCAATATGCGCGAGGCCATGCGGTCGGGATAAAAAGGCTCTATATCGCCAATCCTTTCGCCTATGCCGCAAAACTTGATGGGCTTGCCCGTGACA
The DNA window shown above is from Clostridiales bacterium and carries:
- the rimM gene encoding 16S rRNA processing protein RimM gives rise to the protein MKKMEKILIGAVIKAHGIKGEIKVKPYTQNIDNLLKIKTIYIDDTEYKVMSAKERGGMVYMFLSRIYTMDDAQALRGKDIYIDRQYAAPLAQDEYYIIDVLGSDVFVEDEYIGKVADIDSFGAADVYTVKGDKTVRFPFLKRLVKKIDIKNKKIVLNKDVFGEVSVYED
- a CDS encoding KH domain-containing protein, with amino-acid sequence MVELVEYMVKGLADNHDEVKVTQDGTAIKVELSKDDMGKVIGKQGKIVKAIRTIVRAVGMKEGLKYTVEILDKVEEPVADSQEE
- the rpsP gene encoding 30S ribosomal protein S16, with product MAVKIRLTRMGAKKMPFYRIVVADSRSPRDGKVIETIGYYNPVTEPAQIKVEAEKAKEWLAKGAQPTDTVKSLLFKSGVLEKPSKPAPAKTKAVKKSKGE